TGAACAGATGGATATGTCCCTGAACTCCtggactggggggggggggggtggacaATAAAACCCACTATACAGGAGGGAAACTGCGGCCTGGAAAAGGGAAGAGTCTTACCTTAGGGTCTCAGCACCTTCATGATTTCCCCTCCCTGGGCAGGGAGTAGCTTTTCTGGGTGCTCACGGTGAGAGGAAGGAACCTGGCAGATGTGAGCAGCATGACTCAGGCTGTGATTAAGGACCCTTTTCAGGGACCAGAGGAGGGACCTGGCTGAGCCTGAGGGCCTCTTCTCTGGGGGTCTTCTAGTCCCCTGctaattcttttgtgacccccctgCACTTCTCCTTCACAGCCCTCATTACACTGACGCTTGTTTCCTTCCTCCATTCATTTaagatcattttgtttttgtttagtcgctaagtcgtgtctgactcttggccaccccatggactgtagcccgccaggctcctctgtccttggaattcttcagacaagaatactggagtgggttgtcatttcctcctccaggggatcttccaacccagagatcgaacccatgtctcctgcattggcaagcagaatctttactgttgaaccaccacggaagccctaaCATCATTTTAGAGCCTGGTTAAGTGTCGAGTGCTGTGCTGGGTTTGGGGGCCGAGTGGGGTGTAGGGATCCCATTCCTGCACTCATGGTGCCTGCTCtctagagagagagacagatactGGACAGATGTCTCCACTAATGAGTGGTGTCATAAACGACGTCCTGGTTACAGATTCTGAGAGCTCTGCAATGGCAggaaagtgtctttttttttttttgccactgtgGTGGGTGCTTAATTTATGTTGTGTTAACTCAGACAGCCTCCCAGGCACGGGGAACTGTGTGCCAGAGTCCAGAAGTAGGGCAGAGCCTGGTGTATTTGGGGAACTAGAATGTAGTCCCTGGAAGTGGAGCAGAGGGTGGGAGGCAAGCAGGGCCAGGATTGCAGGGTGTGATGAGCTCAGCTGAGGTGGGACTTATCCCAAGGGCAGAGAGAGCCACTGGGGGCTTCGATCAGAGAATGGTGAGGTCAGAGTCACTGAGAGCATCTGCAGCAGGTTCCAAAGGTAGTGCTTGCTGTGGGACAGGCCATGGAGGTGGCCAAAGGTTTGGGGGTGCCACCCACTTCCTGTCTGCACGACCCAGGGTCCTGGGCACCAGGGGGATAGCTGAGAGACCCAGAGTCTCAGGGCTGGGCCACTGTGTGGATGAGGAGACAGAGCCCCGGAAGAGGGAAGAGCCTCACCTTGGTGTCACTCAGCGGGCCTGGGGCAGCACTATCTGACCAGTTCTCCAAGGCCAGTTCAAAGCCTGCCCTACCCTGGGTAAGTGTGGGCAAGGCCAGGTGTGTGCCCACCTCTTCAGCCTGGAAGCGGGGCTTGGCCCTGTGTGGGTACCTCCCAGCTGCCTGTGCGAGGCCAGGCTGGTGGTGGGGCCATTTCTTGATGCTGGGTTCTCCAAACCTAAAAGTGCCCTGGGTGCCAGCGACCAAGCCGGGTATCACACAGGCCTGGTCACGTCAAAgctcccatgggtagaggaggtGGGTACTGATATCCCTGGTTCACAGGTGAAAGAGCTGCGGGTCAGGGAGGTAAAGTCCTCGCCAGGGTCCGTGTAGCCACCAGGGCTGGCGTGGGCACTGAGCCACACACTCTGACCCCAGAGTGGCCACGTAGCCACCCTGCCTCCAGGGGCGAGGGCAGCCTTTGGACTCGGTGTCAGCCCTGCCCTTGAGCAAGGGGGCAGCTGGCCTTGTTGGCTGGCTTCAGGATCCTCACACTGCCTCCCCTCCCAGGCCTTTCTGGGGGTAGAAGGCAGCAGCCAATAGGCGGCCATTTTTTTTGCCAGTAGAGAGGAGTGGGTAGCCGTTACTGCAACAGGCGGCCGTAGTGGGCAAAGCAGACCGGCCTTGCTCCCTGTCCGAGTCTGCAGTGTAGACCCAAGTCCATATGCTGTCCAGAGAGTGCCAGGTTCCCCTGGAGGCCCAGGGCTTGGCTGGGGCCATTTCAGCACAGTGCTGTGTTCCAGAGGCATCCATGTGCCTGCTGGGCTGTCTCCTGGTCCAGAGTCCAGCCTCTGGGGCCTGACAAAGCCAGGTTCACATTCCTGCTTTGGCGAGATAATGggtaagtttagttcagttcagtcgctcagtcgtctccgactctttgcaaccccatggactgcagctcgccaggcctccctgtccatcaccaactcctggagtttacttaagctcatatgtccactgagtcggtgatgctatccaaccatctccttctctgggtTTTAGTCAGATCCCGCCTCCTTCCTGCATGTGTGACTTTGGACCAGTCATGTGACTCCTTTGGGACTCAGTGGCTTCATCTGTGGAATGGGCCCAGTGACGCACCCGCTTCGCACTCACGATCTGTGAATTTGAGGGCTCAGTAAACACCCTGGCACACTGTCTGTGCCCGAGGTGGTGTGGTCAGCCAGTACCCAGAGGCGCCCCCAGGCAGTCACCTGGCCCTGCCCTCTGGGGCCCTGCTGGGACCGCCTCTCTGCCCCAGGCCCCACTTGACTTGCTTGGGGCCAGGCCGCCTTCGATCCTGTCCTCACCTTGTCCTCCCTGTCTTCCCAGGTGACCTCTCTGGCCACGTCCTCGCCTACCTGAGCCTCAGCCCCGTATTTGTCATTGTTGGTTTTGTGACCCTCATTATATTCAAGCGGGAGCTGCACACGGTGAGTGAGTCCTGCTCCGCCACGGCCCCACCCCGGGGAGGAGgggcctccccatcccatcccaggtGCTTAGCTTTCCCTTCCACGCCGCCACCTCTCTTGAAGTGTGTGGAGCCTCCTGGCTGGTTCCAGGTTGTCCCCGGGGCTGGGAGGCTCAGTCAGAAGCCGGCAGGTTACCCAGAGGCCCCACTGACCACACGTCTTCCCAGCAGATCTCGTTCCTGGGGGGCCTGGCGCTCAACGAGGGGGTCAACTGGCTAATCAAACACGTCATCCAGGAGCCACGGCCCTGTGGAGGTAGGGCCCGGGCCTCGGGAGTCCCCCAGGTGAGGGTGTCCCGGGGAGGCCTGCGTCCCCTCACCACGCCctgttctctctcctccccaggccCCCACACGGCAGTGGGCACCAAGTACGGGATGCCCTCCAGCCACTCCCAGTTTATGTGGTTCTTCTCCATctattccttcctttttctgtatTTAAGGTGAGCCTCTTTCCTGCCCGGGCTCTGCTGGGGACCCAAAGTGCTGCGAGCACTTGGGATGCCTGCTGGCTGGGGCTTGGCCTCTCCTGGGGGCGGGAGGAGCTccagtgaaggcaggaggcgcCCAGGGAGCCTGCAGATGTGGGCCCAGGGGCTGTGTGTGcaggggccgggggccggggccCCAGGCTGTGGGCTGAGGCCGCCTGACAGGGTTGTTTTCCCAGAATGCACCAAACGAACAACGCCAGGTTCCTGGACTTGCTGTGGAGGCACGTGCTCTCGCTGGGTCTCCTCACCGTGGCCTTTCTAGTCTCCTACAGCAGGTACAGCGGGAGGTAGAGGCCCCCCATCCCCGCCCTGACTCTGCCCACTGAGGTCTGGCTGGATTCTGGGACCTCACGGTGGACCCGAGCCCTGGAGCCTATGGCAGGACCAGGAAGGGGGCCCCCAGCCTCTAGTTTAAAAGGCCAGGGCTCCAGCTGTCCCTTGCCACCCAATCCTTGCTCTCTGCTCTTGGTGGGACCCGTGGTCCCAGCGTCAGCCATCTGTTCCCATGTCCTGAAGCAGTCCCTCACAGACAAACTCCCAAGTTCGAGGGCTGGACGTATCCCCGCCACGCTGGACGTATCCCCGCCACGCTGGACGTATCCCTGCTGTCCCTGCACCTCTATAGCATCGGGAGCCCCTGTTGGGGTGTGGCCCCTTGCCTAATTCTGGAAGCAGCTCTGAGTCTGTGTGGCCCCAGGACACTGTCCTCTCTGGGGGTGTCTCCCGTGTGTGTGCAGGGGTCCCCGGGGGAGCTGGCACTCGGGCGTGGGGCGCAGGCCGTGCAGGCCTGTGTGCGGCCAGCTCTGTGAACTTGCCTCTGCCCTTGGCCCAGGGTCTACCTGCTGTACCATACCTGGGGGCAAGTGCTCTACGGGGGCGTCGCTGGGGGCCTGATGGCCGTCGCCTGGTTCGTCTTCACCCAGGAGGTCCTCACCCCGCTGTTCCCTAGGATAGCAGCCTGGTAACTGCCT
This window of the Bubalus bubalis isolate 160015118507 breed Murrah chromosome 12, NDDB_SH_1, whole genome shotgun sequence genome carries:
- the DOLPP1 gene encoding dolichyldiphosphatase 1 isoform X2; this encodes MAADGQCSLPASWRPVTLTHVEYPAGDLSGHVLAYLSLSPVFVIVGFVTLIIFKRELHTISFLGGLALNEGVNWLIKHVIQEPRPCGGPHTAVGTKYGMPSSHSQFMWFFSIYSFLFLYLRMHQTNNARFLDLLWRHVLSLGLLTVAFLVSYSRVYLLYHTWGQVLYGGVAGGLMAVAWFVFTQEVLTPLFPRIAAWPISEFFLIRDTSLIPNVLWFEYTVTRAEARNRQRKLGTKLQ
- the DOLPP1 gene encoding dolichyldiphosphatase 1 isoform X1 codes for the protein MAADGQCSLPASWRPVTLTHVEYPAVVVRESETGGDLSGHVLAYLSLSPVFVIVGFVTLIIFKRELHTISFLGGLALNEGVNWLIKHVIQEPRPCGGPHTAVGTKYGMPSSHSQFMWFFSIYSFLFLYLRMHQTNNARFLDLLWRHVLSLGLLTVAFLVSYSRVYLLYHTWGQVLYGGVAGGLMAVAWFVFTQEVLTPLFPRIAAWPISEFFLIRDTSLIPNVLWFEYTVTRAEARNRQRKLGTKLQ